AAAGCGATGTCATGTGATGGATACTCTATCTAACGGCAACTTTATTGAAAGATTGGCGATGTAGTTGCTTTCTCTTTTCTTTCTCCGGCACAATAGGAAACCGTGTAGTTTCGTCAGGATAGAGAAACAATGGCCAGCCAGTGGGAAAATTTTCTGAAAAATCTAGGGAACTGGCGTGGTTCCTTTGCGGGGGTGACCCTAGAGGGGGAGATCATGACCGAAGTCCCCTCTATCTTGACCCTCTCGTTGGTCAATGGCGATCGCGATAAAGTGCTGTTTACCCTGCGACGCTTTGGTGGGCATTACCGTAGGACATGGCTTTCATCATTACTTCCTGTAGAAAAAGTTGTACAACTAAAATCATCGGTCAAATGGAATGGGCGATCGCCAAAGGCATCCTCAAGGGTGAGTTTAAGTCAGGTAGGTCAATTACCGTTGATGTGAAGGATGAAAGACTCGTTTTCCACATCTAAGGACAGGCTAATCATCACAGAATCTCTAGGGGGGTTCC
The nucleotide sequence above comes from [Synechococcus] sp. NIES-970. Encoded proteins:
- a CDS encoding hypothetical protein (conserved hypothetical protein), whose amino-acid sequence is MASQWENFLKNLGNWRGSFAGVTLEGEIMTEVPSILTLSLVNGDRDKVLFTLRRFGGHYRRTWLSSLLPVEKVVQLKSSVKWNGRSPKASSRVSLSQVGQLPLM